One genomic window of Bacillus carboniphilus includes the following:
- the istB gene encoding IS21-like element helper ATPase IstB — protein MMNDQTLTKLHEMKLSGMAEAYKEQELNKEFQKMSFEDRLSLLVDLEYSRRKSNTLQRLIKSATFINSNACIEDIQYYEDRRLDKELILKLASGSYIHESHNIILKGPTGSGKSFLASAFGVSACRQFYKVKYIRLPELLDELSLAKLAADGSYRKCIKKYTKVDLLILDEWLLTDLSTDEAAILLEIAEARHKVASTIFCSQIDPNGWHTKLGNETIAEAILDRIIHDSYQILIDGEISMRERHGLGKEV, from the coding sequence ATGATGAATGACCAAACGTTAACTAAATTACATGAAATGAAATTAAGTGGAATGGCGGAAGCCTATAAGGAGCAAGAATTGAACAAAGAATTTCAAAAGATGAGTTTTGAAGATCGGTTATCTTTATTAGTTGATTTAGAGTATTCACGTCGTAAGAGCAATACACTTCAACGTTTAATAAAATCAGCCACTTTTATAAACTCGAATGCCTGTATTGAAGATATACAATATTACGAGGATAGAAGATTAGATAAAGAGTTGATTCTTAAACTTGCCAGTGGTTCCTATATCCATGAGAGTCACAATATCATATTGAAGGGACCCACTGGTTCAGGTAAATCATTTTTGGCTAGTGCATTCGGAGTATCTGCTTGTCGTCAATTCTATAAAGTGAAATACATTCGTTTACCAGAATTACTAGATGAATTGTCCCTCGCAAAATTAGCAGCGGACGGAAGTTATCGAAAATGCATCAAAAAATATACGAAGGTTGATTTACTCATACTCGATGAATGGCTACTAACAGATTTATCAACTGATGAGGCAGCAATTCTACTAGAAATCGCAGAAGCTCGCCATAAAGTAGCGTCAACTATTTTCTGTTCGCAGATCGATCCTAACGGATGGCATACCAAATTAGGGAATGAAACCATTGCAGAAGCTATTTTAGACCGCATCATCCATGATTCCTATCAAATTCTGATAGATGGTGAGATTTCCATGCGGGAACGCCATGGTTTAGGTAAGGAAGTCTGA
- the istA gene encoding IS21 family transposase produces MIHYQRILELHDEGISLRGIAASTGNSRQKVTEIIRLAERKGLVCPLGEEMTDKWIEEFLFPEKTFEGSGRQPMNFDYIHEELAKPNVTLSLLHHEYEAECRANNKIPYSYRSFLRHYSRYADKYKATLRIRRKPGEIMEVDWAGSTSFIIDRDTGEKVKAYVFVATLPCSQFSYAEATLSMDLHSWITAHNRAYQHFGGSTQIIVPDNLKASVTKHTTRELVLNPTYREMADYYNTVVMPARVRTPKDKASVEGSVNVISTWIIAALRNTHCFSIDELNEEVWKKLDEFNERQFTRKKGCRLSAYEEEEKFALSPLPSTPYKMSEWKTAKVRPDYHISVDSMFYSVPYEYINRQVEVKLSEDLVEVYFNHMRVASHKRLYGKFGQLSTIRDHMPENHKLFVDQTPEAAFEWAESIGLSTLNVVKYILDTSQTEKLALQSIFSLKKSERRYTKYEIERACKMIISMTKRPTVKSIQTILKSNKKNDAEQELKRKTEINENNYGFTRGAHYYGGTNK; encoded by the coding sequence ATGATCCATTATCAAAGGATATTGGAGTTACACGATGAGGGAATCAGTCTTAGAGGCATCGCTGCAAGTACTGGTAACTCTCGTCAAAAAGTAACAGAGATTATCCGTCTAGCTGAAAGGAAAGGATTGGTTTGTCCCTTAGGTGAAGAAATGACGGATAAGTGGATTGAGGAATTTCTCTTTCCGGAGAAGACTTTTGAGGGCTCAGGACGACAACCAATGAACTTTGATTATATTCATGAAGAGTTAGCTAAGCCTAATGTAACTCTTTCTCTTTTACATCATGAATATGAAGCAGAGTGCCGAGCAAACAACAAGATTCCTTACTCCTATCGAAGTTTTTTACGCCATTACAGTAGATACGCAGATAAGTATAAAGCTACTTTACGTATTCGAAGAAAACCTGGCGAAATAATGGAAGTTGATTGGGCGGGGTCCACTTCCTTCATTATTGATAGAGATACCGGGGAGAAAGTTAAAGCATATGTATTCGTTGCGACATTGCCATGCAGTCAATTTTCTTATGCGGAAGCAACCTTATCAATGGATTTACATTCCTGGATTACCGCACACAACCGTGCGTATCAGCATTTTGGTGGTAGCACACAAATTATTGTGCCGGACAATCTAAAAGCAAGCGTGACGAAACATACCACGCGCGAGTTGGTCTTAAATCCTACTTATAGGGAAATGGCAGACTACTATAATACTGTGGTCATGCCTGCTCGGGTTCGTACTCCAAAGGATAAAGCAAGTGTAGAAGGTTCGGTGAATGTCATCTCTACATGGATCATTGCAGCCTTAAGAAATACACATTGTTTTAGTATCGATGAATTGAATGAAGAAGTTTGGAAGAAATTAGATGAATTCAATGAACGCCAGTTTACTCGAAAAAAAGGGTGTCGTCTGTCGGCATATGAAGAAGAGGAGAAATTCGCACTTTCCCCTCTACCATCAACGCCTTACAAAATGTCTGAATGGAAAACAGCGAAAGTACGTCCTGACTATCACATCTCTGTCGATAGTATGTTTTATTCAGTTCCATATGAATATATCAATCGACAAGTCGAAGTGAAACTATCAGAAGATCTCGTTGAAGTGTATTTCAATCATATGCGGGTAGCATCTCATAAACGATTATATGGGAAATTTGGTCAATTATCTACTATTCGTGATCATATGCCAGAAAATCATAAGTTATTTGTGGACCAGACACCAGAGGCTGCATTTGAATGGGCTGAAAGTATCGGACTTTCCACATTGAACGTCGTTAAATATATATTAGATACTTCTCAAACAGAAAAACTGGCGTTACAGTCCATCTTCTCTTTGAAAAAATCTGAACGCCGTTATACAAAATATGAAATTGAACGTGCATGTAAAATGATTATTTCTATGACAAAAAGACCAACGGTTAAAAGTATTCAAACCATTTTAAAGAGCAATAAAAAGAATGATGCCGAGCAAGAACTGAAACGGAAAACAGAAATTAACGAAAATAATTATGGCTTCACACGTGGAGCACATTACTACGGAGGAACGAATAAATGA